From a single Nostoc sp. MS1 genomic region:
- a CDS encoding DUF2157 domain-containing protein, translated as MFFDNFQRRLRRDAELWRDEGIISASQYQQIADRYQFKNLDMAARDRFMMIAIAIGGVLLVIGVFTFAAANWLSWSREVKFILMMSLFFFISITGFYTWREPTLNSKEGKKSQRNKRFLGEALLIFAAFILGANLILMAQIFNITGSTAEFFLAWGFGVSFMAYGLSLNSLGIMSIVLVMIGYWAGLGDLWYSSDQLSWARLAVRHMPLVSWLLFVPLAYLCRSRWIFFLAAFFFASSLQFNLNPLPLLKFSDVAPWVASFALALPPAIFWSYDDLLFPTINYRLFQPLARNLALIAFGLVFYALSFRWQWQSSSYNSFGSNNNSSNFLSVSVIDLGIISGLAVLQWLFLLRQRSNPPRREVVFNTGLIAIFLGFIVVVPFWHQAINRIGDLGSFIFNVLLAVLSWGLIQEGMKLNDRRSFWGGMLLLTLLVISRMLEYDTDLLFRSMVFLMCGSILISAGMWFENRLTGSSGKKSS; from the coding sequence CAACGAAGATTACGGCGAGATGCGGAGTTATGGCGTGATGAAGGAATCATTAGTGCTTCGCAATATCAGCAAATTGCCGATCGCTATCAATTTAAAAATCTAGATATGGCTGCACGCGATCGCTTTATGATGATTGCGATCGCGATCGGCGGTGTTCTGCTGGTTATAGGTGTCTTTACCTTTGCTGCTGCTAACTGGTTGTCTTGGTCACGGGAAGTCAAATTCATCTTGATGATGAGTTTATTTTTCTTTATTAGTATTACAGGTTTTTACACTTGGAGAGAACCAACACTCAACAGTAAAGAAGGGAAAAAGTCACAACGTAATAAACGCTTCTTGGGAGAAGCTTTACTGATTTTTGCCGCTTTTATTCTGGGGGCAAACCTCATCCTCATGGCACAGATTTTTAATATCACTGGTTCTACTGCTGAATTTTTTCTCGCCTGGGGATTTGGTGTTTCTTTCATGGCTTACGGACTATCATTAAATTCCTTGGGAATCATGTCCATTGTCCTAGTCATGATTGGCTACTGGGCTGGACTTGGAGATTTATGGTACTCCTCAGACCAATTGAGTTGGGCGCGGTTAGCAGTACGCCATATGCCGCTTGTATCATGGTTATTATTTGTACCTTTAGCTTACTTATGCCGTTCACGATGGATTTTCTTTTTGGCGGCGTTCTTCTTTGCTAGTTCCTTGCAATTCAACCTCAATCCTTTACCATTACTCAAATTCTCTGATGTTGCGCCTTGGGTAGCTTCTTTTGCCTTAGCCCTACCTCCGGCAATCTTCTGGAGTTACGACGATCTACTATTTCCCACCATCAATTACAGACTCTTTCAACCCCTTGCACGTAACCTAGCCCTTATTGCTTTTGGTTTAGTCTTCTATGCCCTTTCCTTTCGTTGGCAATGGCAAAGTTCTTCCTATAATTCCTTTGGGTCAAACAACAACAGTAGCAATTTCTTATCTGTATCCGTCATCGACTTGGGGATTATTAGTGGTTTAGCCGTCCTACAATGGTTGTTTCTGTTACGTCAAAGAAGCAACCCTCCCCGGAGGGAAGTCGTTTTTAATACGGGACTAATTGCCATTTTCCTCGGATTTATCGTTGTAGTACCGTTTTGGCATCAAGCTATCAATCGCATCGGCGACTTGGGCAGTTTTATTTTCAACGTGCTTTTAGCAGTTTTGTCTTGGGGACTCATTCAAGAGGGAATGAAGTTAAACGACCGACGCTCTTTTTGGGGCGGTATGCTATTGTTAACTTTACTAGTTATTAGTCGGATGTTAGAGTACGACACTGACTTATTATTTAGGTCAATGGTTTTCTTAATGTGCGGCTCGATATTAATCAGCGCCGGCATGTGGTTTGAGAATCGTCTCACTGGTTCTTCGGGGAAGAAGTCAAGTTGA